The following proteins are co-located in the Cupriavidus pauculus genome:
- a CDS encoding cobyric acid synthase, with the protein MVQGTTSDAGKSTVVAGLCRVLARAGVAVAPFKPQNMALNSAVTVDGGEIGRAQALQAQAAGLAPHTDMNPVLLKPSSDIGAQVIIHGRARMDLDARAYHAYKPQAMAAVLESHGRLERAYDVVLVEGAGSPAEVNLRDRDIANMGFAERVDCPVVLVADIDRGGVFAHLVGTLDCLSDSERARVKGFVINRFRGDIALLQPGLDWLAARTGKPVFGVLPYLHGLHLDAEDAIASAQVARRDGQALRVVVPVLPRISNHTDFDALRAHPDVDLQFIGPGRPMPPADLVILPGSKSVRADLAFLRANGWDHALLRHLRYGGKLLGICGGMQMLGRRIHDPDGREGPAGSSDGLGLLDFDTTLAPEKQLRRVNGELAAGGAAVAGYEIHLGVTQGPALARPALWLAEGEAGAGRRPDGAVSEDGQVMATYVHGLFDQPDACGALLRWAGLAHAGGVDLDALREASIDRLAASMAEHLDLRAMLAPLAATAPVPGG; encoded by the coding sequence ATGGTCCAGGGCACCACCTCGGACGCCGGCAAGAGCACCGTGGTGGCCGGGCTGTGCCGCGTGCTGGCGCGCGCCGGCGTGGCCGTGGCGCCGTTCAAGCCGCAGAACATGGCGCTGAACAGCGCGGTGACGGTGGATGGCGGCGAGATCGGCCGCGCCCAGGCGCTGCAGGCCCAGGCGGCCGGGCTGGCGCCGCACACCGACATGAACCCGGTGCTGCTCAAGCCCAGCAGCGACATCGGCGCGCAGGTCATCATCCACGGCCGCGCCCGCATGGACCTGGACGCCCGCGCCTACCACGCCTACAAGCCGCAGGCGATGGCGGCGGTGCTGGAAAGCCATGGGCGGCTCGAACGGGCGTACGACGTGGTGCTGGTGGAAGGCGCCGGCAGCCCGGCCGAGGTGAACCTGCGCGACCGCGACATCGCCAACATGGGCTTTGCCGAGCGCGTGGACTGCCCGGTGGTGCTGGTGGCCGATATCGACCGGGGCGGCGTGTTCGCGCATCTGGTCGGCACGCTGGACTGCCTGTCCGACAGCGAGCGGGCCCGCGTGAAGGGCTTCGTCATCAACCGGTTCCGGGGCGATATCGCGCTGCTGCAGCCGGGGCTGGACTGGCTGGCCGCGCGCACGGGCAAGCCGGTGTTCGGCGTGCTGCCGTACCTGCACGGGCTGCACCTGGACGCCGAGGACGCCATTGCCAGCGCGCAGGTGGCCCGGCGCGACGGCCAGGCGCTGCGCGTGGTGGTGCCGGTGCTGCCGCGCATCTCCAACCATACCGATTTCGACGCGCTGCGCGCCCATCCGGACGTCGACCTGCAATTCATCGGCCCGGGCCGCCCGATGCCGCCGGCGGACCTGGTGATCCTGCCCGGCAGCAAGAGCGTGCGGGCCGACCTGGCGTTCCTGCGCGCCAACGGGTGGGACCACGCGCTGCTGCGGCACCTGCGCTATGGCGGCAAGCTGCTGGGCATCTGCGGCGGCATGCAGATGCTGGGGCGGCGCATCCATGATCCCGATGGCCGCGAGGGGCCGGCCGGCAGCAGCGACGGGCTGGGACTGCTCGACTTCGACACCACGCTGGCGCCCGAGAAGCAGCTACGGCGCGTGAACGGTGAACTGGCGGCCGGCGGCGCGGCCGTGGCGGGCTACGAGATCCATCTGGGGGTGACGCAGGGGCCGGCGCTGGCGCGGCCGGCGTTGTGGCTGGCGGAGGGGGAGGCGGGCGCGGGGCGTCGGCCCGACGGGGCGGTGTCCGAAGACGGCCAGGTCATGGCGACCTACGTCCACGGCCTGTTCGACCAGCCGGACGCCTGCGGCGCGCTGCTGCGCTGGGCCGGGCTGGCGCACGCCGGTGGCGTGGACCTGGACGCGCTGCGCGAGGCATCGATCGACCGGCTGGCGGCCAGCATGGCCGAACACCTGGACCTGCGCGCGATGCTGGCCCCGCTGGCAGCTACGGCCCCGGTGCCAGGCGGCTGA
- a CDS encoding GNAT family N-acetyltransferase, whose product MPLIELLPASPADADLLAAMHADSWRHAYAGLVPAEYLDVHAPAERLATWRARMLEGAEAPLEATILRVNGNPAGFSCLMPLAEPGYGIYLDNLHVMPAYHGRGYGKTLMACCATRVASQWPGRPLFLYVLDGNTQARDFYRRLGGVESDVFEDPFPGTDLMVAVRRVSWDDVDALVSRLAPGP is encoded by the coding sequence ATGCCCTTGATCGAACTGCTTCCCGCCTCTCCGGCCGATGCCGACCTGCTTGCCGCCATGCACGCGGACAGCTGGCGCCACGCCTATGCCGGCCTGGTTCCCGCCGAATATCTTGACGTCCACGCCCCCGCCGAACGGCTGGCCACCTGGCGCGCCCGCATGCTCGAAGGGGCCGAGGCGCCGCTGGAAGCCACCATCCTGCGTGTGAACGGCAACCCGGCCGGCTTCTCGTGCCTGATGCCGCTGGCCGAGCCCGGCTACGGCATCTACCTGGACAATCTGCATGTGATGCCGGCGTACCATGGCCGCGGCTACGGCAAGACGCTGATGGCCTGCTGCGCCACGCGCGTGGCCAGCCAGTGGCCGGGCCGGCCGCTGTTCCTGTACGTGCTCGATGGCAACACCCAGGCGCGCGATTTCTACCGGCGCCTGGGCGGCGTGGAATCGGACGTCTTCGAAGACCCGTTCCCGGGCACCGACCTGATGGTGGCCGTGCGCCGCGTGAGCTGGGACGACGTGGACGCGCTGGTCAGCCGCCTGGCACCGGGGCCGTAG
- a CDS encoding PepSY-associated TM helix domain-containing protein, translating into MVSGRLRTVLVKLHLYIGLVFGLLFVLMGLTGTLISWRDDIDKWLNPDLLQGVSATRIPVGAATVESVTARLMADPRYGKPNLLMLPIDEHDVFIAYYPIQGAQAAPGRSRQVMIDPITLAVKGERLFGVPGLSRQQIMPTLFHLHRYLLSGETGKTIVGVTGMVLLLSVLLGVALWWPKSRLRAWKQSVRIAHGGSWSRFTYTFHRAGGIFAAPVLAVIAFSGWYLNLPKWVTPIIGSVMTVSAPAKHQSDPPPPGAHAITPAQAMTAAQRQFPGAQVTRISLPRKPGDAYEVRLRQEGELQADSGATRLWLDAYTGRPLGARDPRDAQSGDALIFWLFPLHTGEAFGTYGRVFITAFGLMPLAFALTGVLIWWKRRSGHQRHLERERVRLKRG; encoded by the coding sequence ATGGTCTCCGGCCGCCTGCGCACCGTCCTAGTCAAGCTTCACCTCTACATCGGCCTGGTCTTCGGCCTGCTCTTCGTCCTGATGGGCCTGACCGGCACGCTGATCTCGTGGCGCGACGACATCGACAAATGGCTGAATCCCGATCTGCTGCAGGGCGTGTCGGCCACCCGCATCCCGGTGGGGGCCGCGACCGTGGAATCCGTCACGGCCAGGCTGATGGCCGACCCGCGCTATGGCAAGCCGAACCTGCTGATGCTGCCGATCGACGAGCACGACGTGTTCATCGCCTACTACCCGATCCAGGGCGCGCAGGCGGCGCCGGGGCGGTCGCGGCAGGTGATGATCGACCCGATCACGCTGGCCGTGAAGGGCGAGCGGCTGTTTGGCGTGCCGGGGCTGTCGCGCCAGCAGATCATGCCGACGCTGTTCCACCTGCACCGCTACCTGCTGTCCGGCGAGACCGGCAAGACCATCGTCGGCGTGACCGGCATGGTGCTGCTGCTGAGCGTGCTGCTGGGCGTGGCGCTATGGTGGCCGAAGTCGCGGCTGCGCGCGTGGAAGCAGTCTGTGCGGATTGCGCACGGCGGGTCGTGGTCGCGCTTCACCTATACGTTCCACCGCGCCGGCGGCATCTTCGCCGCGCCGGTGCTGGCCGTGATCGCATTCTCGGGCTGGTACCTGAACCTGCCGAAGTGGGTCACGCCGATCATCGGCAGCGTGATGACCGTGAGCGCGCCGGCAAAGCACCAGTCGGACCCGCCGCCGCCCGGCGCCCACGCGATCACGCCGGCGCAGGCCATGACGGCCGCCCAGCGCCAGTTCCCGGGCGCGCAGGTCACGCGGATCAGCCTGCCGCGCAAGCCCGGCGACGCCTATGAGGTGCGGCTGCGCCAGGAGGGTGAGCTGCAGGCCGACAGCGGCGCCACGCGGCTCTGGCTGGACGCCTACACCGGCCGCCCGCTAGGCGCCCGCGACCCGCGCGACGCGCAATCGGGCGATGCCTTGATCTTCTGGCTGTTCCCGCTGCACACCGGCGAGGCGTTCGGCACCTACGGCCGCGTGTTCATCACCGCGTTCGGCCTGATGCCGCTGGCGTTTGCGCTGACGGGCGTGCTGATCTGGTGGAAACGCCGCAGCGGCCATCAGCGGCATCTGGAACGCGAACGGGTGCGGCTGAAGCGGGGGTAG
- the panC gene encoding pantoate--beta-alanine ligase, with translation MKVISSIQALRDQLRGQNRVAFVPTMGNLHEGHLSLMRLARQHGDPVVASIFVNRLQFGPNEDFDKYPRTLQDDIEKLQSEGVYVLFAPTESDMYPVPQEYRVDPPHDLGDILEGEFRPGFFKGVCTVVMKLFCCVQPRVAVFGKKDYQQLMIVRRMAQQFALPVDIIPAETVRAEDGLALSSRNRYLGEADRKEAPVLYKTLHEVRDTVLGNGNVDLLAVEADALARLQARGWNPDYVSIRKRSNLQAPTREEFAAGEPLVVLSAAKLGNTRLIDNLEI, from the coding sequence ATGAAAGTCATTTCCTCCATCCAGGCGCTGCGGGACCAGCTCCGCGGCCAGAACCGCGTGGCCTTCGTGCCCACCATGGGCAACCTGCACGAAGGCCACCTGTCGCTGATGCGCCTGGCGCGCCAGCACGGCGACCCCGTGGTGGCGTCGATCTTCGTCAACCGCCTGCAGTTCGGCCCGAACGAGGATTTCGACAAGTACCCGCGCACGCTGCAGGACGACATCGAGAAGCTGCAGAGCGAGGGCGTGTACGTGCTGTTCGCGCCGACCGAATCGGACATGTACCCGGTGCCGCAGGAATACCGCGTGGACCCGCCGCACGACCTGGGCGACATCCTGGAAGGCGAGTTCCGCCCGGGGTTCTTCAAGGGCGTCTGCACCGTGGTGATGAAGCTGTTTTGCTGCGTGCAGCCGCGCGTGGCCGTGTTCGGCAAGAAGGATTACCAGCAACTGATGATCGTGCGGCGCATGGCGCAGCAGTTCGCGCTGCCCGTGGACATCATCCCGGCCGAGACCGTGCGGGCCGAGGACGGCCTGGCGCTGTCGTCGCGCAACCGCTACCTGGGCGAGGCCGACCGCAAGGAGGCGCCGGTCCTCTACAAGACGCTGCACGAGGTGCGCGACACCGTGCTGGGCAACGGCAACGTCGACCTGCTGGCCGTGGAAGCCGACGCGCTGGCCCGGCTGCAGGCGCGCGGCTGGAACCCCGACTACGTGTCGATCCGCAAGCGCAGCAACCTCCAGGCCCCCACCCGCGAGGAATTCGCCGCCGGCGAGCCGCTGGTGGTGCTGTCGGCCGCCAAGCTGGGCAACACGCGGCTGATCGACAACCTGGAAATCTGA
- a CDS encoding segregation and condensation protein A: MPPSDPLDPAAQEKLTLPVALPSVGQPGAGTANPADMVDGMAFARLYGEPLFKLPQDLYIPPDALEVFLEAFEGPLDLLLYLIRKQNFNVLDIPMAQVTRQYLSYVDQIRQRNLELAAEYLLMAAMLIEIKSRMLLPVKKADSDEEAEDPRAELVRRLLEYEQMKLAAQRLDTVPQLGRDFLRSQVYIEQSIAPRFPDVETVDLQSAWADVLKRAKLNQHHKISREELSVREHMSQILRRLQHARFMEFSELFEDAIRSGKGVPVVVVNFIAMLELSREALVEITQAEPFAPIYVRLAYTPA; this comes from the coding sequence ATGCCGCCGAGCGACCCGCTGGACCCCGCCGCGCAGGAAAAGCTGACCCTGCCCGTGGCGCTGCCCAGCGTGGGGCAGCCCGGCGCCGGCACGGCCAATCCGGCCGACATGGTCGACGGGATGGCGTTCGCGCGGCTGTACGGCGAGCCGCTGTTCAAGCTGCCGCAGGACCTGTACATCCCGCCCGACGCGCTGGAAGTGTTCCTGGAGGCGTTCGAGGGCCCGCTGGACCTGCTGCTGTACCTGATCCGCAAGCAGAACTTCAACGTCCTGGACATCCCGATGGCCCAGGTGACGCGCCAGTATCTCTCGTACGTCGACCAGATCCGGCAGCGCAACCTGGAACTGGCGGCCGAGTACCTGCTGATGGCCGCGATGCTCATCGAGATCAAGTCGCGGATGTTGCTGCCGGTCAAGAAGGCCGACAGCGACGAGGAAGCCGAGGATCCGCGCGCCGAACTGGTGCGCCGCCTGCTGGAATACGAGCAGATGAAACTGGCCGCCCAGCGGCTGGACACCGTGCCCCAGCTTGGCCGCGATTTCCTGCGCTCGCAGGTCTACATCGAGCAGAGCATCGCCCCGCGCTTTCCCGACGTGGAAACCGTGGACCTGCAGTCCGCCTGGGCCGACGTGCTCAAGCGCGCCAAGCTGAACCAGCACCACAAGATCTCGCGCGAGGAACTGTCCGTGCGCGAGCACATGAGCCAGATCCTGCGCCGCCTGCAACACGCCCGCTTCATGGAGTTCAGCGAGCTGTTCGAGGACGCCATCCGCTCTGGCAAGGGCGTGCCCGTGGTGGTGGTGAACTTCATCGCCATGCTGGAGCTGTCGCGCGAGGCGCTGGTCGAGATTACCCAGGCAGAGCCGTTCGCACCGATTTATGTGCGATTGGCGTACACGCCGGCCTGA
- a CDS encoding DUF3460 family protein — MAMYESDITQFLKTLKQERPSLEAEQREGRALLWDKTPIDLEERARANASRVAQKPYVYSSDN; from the coding sequence ATGGCCATGTACGAATCGGATATCACCCAGTTCCTGAAGACCCTCAAGCAGGAGCGCCCGTCCCTGGAAGCCGAACAGCGCGAAGGCCGCGCCCTGCTGTGGGACAAGACCCCGATCGACCTGGAAGAACGCGCCCGCGCCAATGCGTCGCGCGTGGCCCAGAAGCCGTACGTCTACTCGTCCGACAACTGA
- a CDS encoding autotransporter assembly complex protein TamA: MTLDLGRLAEPTVAAQARRIHGGAGRHARAAALALCLAVLLIAALLGAPGHAHAAKAAYKVEIDAPKALKDILEEHLDLARYTTRTDISDDQFQYMVETVGDQVRQFASTEGWFDPVTKATVEGQGDSRVVHITVDPGARTLIRRADVEVAGPAATQSPAQIEAMRRKWGLPVGDPFRQADWDKAKEDALVQLQSQSYYGARLASSRARIEPDEHAADLSAKYESGPAYVLGPLEIEGTRRYPEQIIRNVNPLREGEPYRVERLLEFQRAVQNQPYFSNVQVELEEPPAATSAEAAAQQQTVTAPVRVKVREYPTHRLSSGVGFTTDTGAQVEGRYSYYNLFNRAWVFDSQARIEQKRQYAFAEMAMPPDSHTYRNSLYTSYERTIDIESTDTKSWRAGLKRSRSREKYDTTVSLDFYYDILTPYGQPSQYSKALVPAFAWTRRDVDNPVFPRRGNVINTQVGVAVKGALSDATFLRVYGRIRQYVPVGNRDLFVARLELGANMTSDDPSLIPATLRFRAGGTDSIRGYSYQSIGTPNGQSVLPARYLGTGSLEYQYWFKPDWGAAVFWDMGTATNNLDGITIYHGVGVGARWRSPVGPVQLDIGYGIQQRQFRPHISLGVAF, from the coding sequence ATGACGCTTGATTTGGGCCGGCTGGCCGAACCGACCGTCGCAGCACAGGCGCGGCGCATCCATGGCGGTGCCGGCCGGCATGCGCGCGCCGCGGCACTGGCCCTGTGCCTGGCCGTCCTGCTGATCGCGGCGCTGCTGGGCGCCCCGGGCCACGCCCACGCGGCCAAGGCCGCCTACAAGGTGGAGATCGACGCCCCCAAGGCGCTCAAGGACATCCTTGAGGAACACCTCGACCTGGCCCGCTACACCACCCGCACCGACATTTCCGACGACCAGTTCCAGTACATGGTGGAGACCGTGGGCGACCAGGTGCGCCAGTTCGCGTCCACCGAGGGCTGGTTCGACCCGGTCACCAAGGCCACCGTGGAAGGCCAGGGCGACAGCCGCGTGGTCCACATCACCGTCGACCCCGGCGCCCGCACGCTGATCCGCCGGGCTGATGTGGAGGTGGCCGGCCCGGCGGCCACCCAGTCGCCGGCGCAGATCGAGGCAATGCGCCGCAAGTGGGGCCTGCCCGTGGGCGACCCGTTCCGCCAGGCCGACTGGGACAAGGCCAAGGAAGACGCGCTGGTGCAGTTGCAGAGCCAGAGCTACTACGGCGCCCGGCTGGCGTCGTCCCGGGCGCGGATCGAGCCCGACGAGCACGCCGCCGACCTGAGCGCGAAGTACGAGAGCGGGCCGGCCTATGTGCTGGGGCCGCTGGAGATCGAGGGCACGCGCCGCTATCCCGAGCAGATCATCCGCAATGTCAACCCGCTGCGCGAGGGCGAGCCGTACCGCGTGGAGCGCCTGCTGGAATTCCAGCGCGCGGTGCAGAACCAGCCCTATTTCTCGAACGTGCAGGTCGAGCTGGAAGAGCCGCCCGCCGCCACCTCGGCCGAGGCCGCCGCGCAGCAGCAGACCGTGACGGCGCCGGTGCGCGTGAAGGTGCGCGAGTACCCGACGCACCGGCTCAGCTCCGGCGTCGGTTTCACGACCGATACCGGCGCCCAGGTCGAAGGCCGCTACTCGTACTACAACCTGTTCAACCGCGCCTGGGTGTTCGACTCGCAGGCCCGGATCGAGCAGAAGCGCCAGTATGCGTTTGCGGAAATGGCCATGCCGCCCGATTCGCACACCTATCGCAACAGCCTCTACACGAGCTACGAGCGGACCATCGACATCGAGAGCACCGACACCAAGAGCTGGCGCGCCGGCCTGAAGCGGTCGCGCTCGCGCGAGAAGTACGACACCACGGTCTCGCTGGACTTCTACTACGACATCCTGACACCGTACGGCCAGCCATCGCAGTACTCGAAGGCGCTGGTGCCGGCGTTCGCGTGGACACGCCGCGACGTGGACAACCCGGTGTTTCCCCGCCGTGGCAACGTGATCAACACCCAGGTCGGCGTGGCCGTCAAGGGCGCGCTCAGCGACGCCACGTTCCTGCGCGTGTACGGCCGCATCCGGCAGTACGTGCCGGTGGGCAACCGTGACCTGTTCGTCGCCCGGCTGGAACTGGGCGCCAACATGACCTCCGACGACCCGTCGCTGATCCCGGCCACGCTGCGCTTCCGCGCCGGCGGCACCGATTCGATCCGCGGCTACAGCTACCAGTCGATCGGCACGCCGAACGGCCAGAGCGTGCTGCCGGCGCGCTACCTGGGCACCGGCAGCCTGGAATACCAGTACTGGTTCAAGCCGGACTGGGGCGCGGCGGTGTTCTGGGACATGGGCACGGCCACCAACAACCTCGACGGCATCACGATCTACCACGGCGTGGGCGTTGGCGCGCGCTGGCGCAGCCCGGTGGGGCCGGTGCAGCTGGACATCGGCTACGGCATCCAGCAGCGGCAGTTCCGGCCGCATATCTCGCTCGGGGTGGCGTTCTGA